The Blattabacterium cuenoti genomic interval ATATGCAAAAGATATTCTTAAAAAAAGTTCATTACCTATTTATTATACTAATTCTTTAAAAGAAATATCTAATAAAATAAAGAAAATACTAGTTACTATAAAATAAAAAATTTTATTTTTTGTTTTTATATTATATGAATAATCTTTTTTATAAAAATGTAATTACACTTATTGAAAAATACAAACCTAAAAATTTCAATGAAATTATTGGACAGGAAGAAGTTATTTTATTATTAAAAAAAATAACAAAAAAAAATAAATTATCCAATACTCTAGTTTTTATAGGTCCTAAAGGAGTAGGAAAAAATATTTGTGCTCATTTATTATCTAATGAATTAAATTACTTTTTTTCATCAAATGTTTCTTATAATATTTTTGAAATTCACGATTTTTTGAATTATACATTAGATAATATTTTAAAACTTATTTCTCATGCTAAACATATTCCTAAAATAGGGAAATATTACGTTATTATTTTTAATAATACAAAATTAACATGTAAACAATATTTTTTTCATTTATTTTTAAAATTAATACATAAAAAATATTCACATATTTTATTTATTTTTTGTTACACTAAAAAAAATAAAATTCCAGAAAATATTTTATCTATTTCTCAAGTTTATGAATTTAAAAAAATATCTATAGAAAAGATCTATTTACATTTAAAAATGATTTCTAGTAAAGAAAAAATAAATGTTGTAAATGATGCATTATATCTTATTTCAGAATATGTTAATGGATCAATTAGTAAAGCTATTTATATTTTTAACAATATTTTATTAGGATATGATAATAAAGAAAATTATATTATTACTAAGGAATTAATAATGGAAAAATTGGGTATAATTTCTGTTGAATATTATTTAAAAATTGTAGATTTTTTTCTAAAAAAAAATTTTTCTGAAATTTTTTTGTTGTTAAATAAAGTATTTAGCAAAAATATTAATTATTTTAAATTTATAATAGGATTAATAAAACATTTTAAATTTTTATTTTTATACAAAAATTCCGAAAATATTTCTTCATTAAGAATAAATAAAGAAATAATTAAATGTTATGTAGAACAATCAAAAAAAATTTCAAATTCTGTTTTTAATGAAGTTATATGTCTATTACATAATTATTATTTAAAAAGAAAATATATTTTAAAAAAGAATCCTATATTAATTATAGAAATGTGTATTATTCAATTGGCTCATATTTTTTTGAATTGTAAAAATGAAAAAGATAAAAATTCTTTAGAAGAAAATAAAAATTTTTTTTTTAGAAAAGATATGGAAAAATTTTATTAAAAATATTTATGGAAAAATTGATTCTAATATTTTTAATATCTTAAAGAATAAAATTAAATTTCAAATTATTAATTGTAAAGTAATTATTTTAATTCCAAGTAAATTGGAGAATTATGATCTTTTATCAATAATTAAAAAAAATTTGAAAAAATCATTTAAAGAAAATTCAAATAATAAAATTAATGATTTTGAAATTGTAAATAAAAAATTAGTAGAAAAATATAACTTTTTATATAAAAAAAATAGATTTGTAGAAATATTAGCAACAAGATTAAATTTGAAAATTGTTCTATTAGTTAAATAATATACATATGTTACATAATTATTATTTTCACAATAAGATGTTTTTATTTTATACTTCTTCAGATGAAGATATTGAAAATGATAATTCTACTTATTATGAATCTAAAAGTGGGAATACAAATTCTGGATTTTATGGAGGTGGAGGTTTTTCAATAAGAAACAAAACTCCAATATTAGATGGTTTTGGAAGAGATTTAAACTCTATTGCAAATGAAGGTAAATTAGATCCTGTTGTAGGAAGAGATAGTGAATTAGAAAGAATATCTCAAATATTGGGAAGAAGAAAAAAAAATAATCCTTTGTTAATAGGAGAACCAGGAGTAGGAAAAACAGCTATAGTAGAAGGGCTTGCATTACGAATTGTCCAAAAAAAAGTTTCTAGAATATTATATAATAAAAGGATAGTTATTTTAGATTTAGCTAGTTTAGTAGCAGGAACTAAATATAGAGGACAATTTGAAGAAAGAATTAGATCAATAATAAATGAATCAGAAAAAAATAAAAATATTATACTTTTTATTGACGAAATTCACACAATAATTGGTGCAGGAGGAACTACAGGTTCTTTAGATGCATCTAATATTTTTAAACCTGCTTTAGCAAAAAGTGAAATTCAATGTATAGGAGCTACCACTCTAAATGAGTATAGACAATACATAGAAAAAGATGGAGCATTAGAACGAAGGTTTCAAAAAATTATAGTACAACCATCTTCTGAAAAAGAAACAATAAAAATTTTACAAAAAATAAAATATAGATATGAAAGTTATCATAATGTAATTTATACACCTAAAGCAATAAATTCTTGTGTTAATTTAACAGTAAGATATATTACAGATAGAGTACTTCCAGACAAAGCAATTGATGCATTAGATGAATCTGGATCACGTGTACATATTAAAAATATAAAAGTACCCCAAGAAATAGTACTTTTAGAAAAAGAATTAGAAAATGTACGTGAAGAAAAATCTAAAGTAGTAAAAAGTCAAAAATATGAAGAAGCGGCTCGTTTACGTGATACTGAAAAGAATATAAAAGAAAAATTGATAAAAGCACAAAAAGAATGGGATGAATATTCTAAAAAAAATAAAGAAATAGTTTCATCAGAAAGTGTAGAAGAAGTAGTATCAATGATGAGTAATATTCCAGTAAAAAAAGTTTCCAAAACTGAGATGAAAAAACTAGGGAACATGATAAATATTTTAAAAAAACAGGTAATAGGACAAGATGAAGCAATAGAAAAAATAGTAAGAGCAATTCAAAGAAATAGAACTGGTTTAAAAATAGCAAATTCACCAATAGGGTCATTTATTTTTTTAGGACAAACAGGTGTAGGGAAAACCTACTTAGCAAAAATTTTTGCACAAGAGTTATTTTCTTCAGAAGATTCTTTGATACGTATTGATATGAGTGAATATATGGAAAAATTTTCTGTTTCTAGATTAATAGGAGCTCCACCTGGATACGTAGGATATGAAGAAGGAGGTCAACTAACAGAACTTGTACGTAGGAATCCATATTCAGTAATATTGTTAGATGAAATAGAAAAAGCTCATAATGATGTTTTTAATATTTTATTACAAATTTTAGATTATGGATGTGTTACAGATAATTTTGGTAGAAAAGTAGATTTTAGAAATACAGTTATTATATTTACTTCAAATTCTGGAACTCAACATTTAAAAGAATTTGGAAGTGGAATTGGATTTAATACAAAATCTAAAAAATCTAACAATTATATTAAATATATATTAGAAAAATCTTTAGATAAAACATTTTCTCCTGAATTTTTAAATAGAATAGATGATATAATTATTTTTAATTCTTTAACTAAAAAAGAAATATGTAAAATAATTGATATAGAATTAAATAAATTTCAACTTCATATTGAAAACATAGGTTATAAATTATTTTTATCTGAAAATATTAATAATTTTATTAAAAAAAATGGATACGATAAAAAATATGGGGTTCGACCATTAAAAAGAACAATAGATAAATTTATAAAAAATCCTATATCAGACTATATTATTAATGGAAAAATAAAAAAAGGTGATGAAATTTTTTTAAAAATCAACGAAACTAAAAATAGTTTGATAATAAATATTAACAAAAAAAATGAATAATAACATAAAAAAAAAATAAATATTATTGAGAATGTATTAAATTATTTATATCCTAATCCTATTAATAATTTGTATTATACAAATGAATATACATTATTAATAGCTATTATACTAACAGCGAAAACTAAAGAATATTTGGTAAATAAAATAACAAATAATTTATTTAATATAATAAAATCTCCAAAAGATGCTATTAATTTATCAAAAAAAAAAATAAAATTACATATAAAATATATAGGATTATATAATAAAAAATCAAAATATATATATGAGTTATCAAAAATTTTAATTAAAAAATATAATAGTATCATTCCAAAAAATATATCAGAATTAAAAAAACTTCCTGGAGTTGGACAAAAAACATCATCAGTATTTCTATCTTATATGTCAGAAATTTTTGATGTTTTTCCTGTAGATACTCATATTAAAAGATTAATGAATCGTTGGAATTTAGTTAATAGCAAAAAATTAATAGATATAGAAAAAAAAGCTAAACTTGTTTTTGAAAAAAAAAACTGGAAAAAATTACATTTACAAATTATACTTTATGGAAGAGAATATTCTCCATATAGAAAATGGAACTTAAAAAAAGATATCATTTATCAAAAATTGTTATATAATAATTTATTATAGAAAAAAATCTAAATTAAAATGGCAAATCATCAAAATCATCAGATGATAAAGGTGAAGGAGAAGAAGATATTTCTGAAATATCTTTTTCACATACTTCTATTTTCCATCCTTGAACAGAATTAAAATATTTTACTATACCTTCATTATTAGTCCATTCTCTACCTCTAATATTTATAAATATTTTTATTTTATCTTTTAATTTTATATTATTTAATAAATCTACTTTATCTTGAACAAATTCAATTAATATGTTTTGAGGATATGGTTCCTCTGTTGTAATAACTATTTCTCTTTTTTTAAAACCACTATTAAACTTTTGAATATCTAATATTTTTTTTACCTTTCCTATTATTTCCATAGATTTTTATTCTATTTAATTTTTTTCAAATTATTCTTTTTTTTTGTTAATTCTCCAATTTTACTAGAAACATTAAATGATGTAATCATATTATTTAACATATCTGTAGCAGATCCTGGACTGTTTGGAATTAATATTAAATTAGTGTTTCCACTCTCTCCCATAGATTGTAAAGTATCATAATGTTGTGTAACAACAATTAATGCAGATGCTTCTTGAGAATTAATTCCAACATTATTTAATACTTCTACAGATTCTAAAATACCTCTAGCAATTTCTCTTCTTTGATCAGCTGTTCCTTTCCCCTGTAATTTTTTACTTTCAGCCTCTGCTTTAGCTTTTGCTACTATTTTTATTCTTTCAGCTTCTGCTTTATATTCAGCTGCTACTTTTTCTCTTTCAGCAGTATTAATACGATTCATAGCTAATTTAACTTGTTCATCTGGATCTAAATCAGTAACTAATGCTTTTATTATAGAATATCCATATTCTAACATTGCTTCTTTTAATTCACTTCTAACTACAAGAGCTATATGATCTTTTCTTTCAAAAAGATCATCTAATCTCATTTTTGGAACTTCAGCTCTAACTACATCAAAAATATAAGAATTTATTTGAGTATTAGGATTATCTAACTTATAAAAAGCATCATATACTTTTTCTTCAAGAACTTTAAATTGAACAGAAATTTTAACTTTTACAAAAACATTATCTTTTGTTTTTGTATCTACTAAAACATCTAATTGTTGTATTTTTAAAGTTAGTTTACCTACTACATTATCCAAAAATGGAATTTTAAAATTTAGACCTGCATAACGAATACTATGAAATTTTCCCATTCTTTCTACAATAGCTGATGATTCTTGATTAACTATTAAAATAAAACTGGAAAGTAGAGAAAAAATTAAAAGAAATAATATACAATAAAACAATAAACTAAACATACTCATATTGAAAATAATTTAATTTTTATAAAAACCCTAATTCTAAACGAGCTTCCTCACTCATAAATTCTCTACTCCAAGGAGGATCAAAAGTTAAGATAACTTTTACATCCTTTATCCCTTCTATAGAAGATACTTTTTCTTTTACTTCCATAGGTAAACTTTCTATTACTGGACAATTTGGAGTAGTTAAAGTCATTGTTATTTTTACTTTATTTTTTTCATAAATTTTAATATCATAAATAAGTCCAAGTTCATAAATATCTACTGGAATTTCAGGATCATAAATATTTTTTATAGCGTAAATAATGGATTCCTCCATATTACTACTACTACTATTACACATACTATTAATATTATATTTAGTATTTTTATACATTTTTATTCTTTAACAAATATCCATTTTTATCAAAAAAATTAATAGGATAACCTAATTTTTTTATTGAGGGTAACACTTCACTTGATTTTCCTATAATTATAATTCTTCCTTTTTTTAAATTAAAGAATTTTTTGCATGTCTTATAAACATCATCTACAGTTACATTTTTTATTTTTTCTAAATATTTTTTATAGAATCCATATGGTAAATTGTTTCTTAATTCAGATATAAATAAATCACTAATCCTTTCAGGATCTTCTAAATCTAAAATAAATTGACCAGTAATTTCTTTTTTCTTGATATTTAATTCATCTAAAGAAACTTTTTCACTTGTTATTTTATCTAATTCTTTTATAATAGTTTTAATAGCATCTCCTGTTACATTGTTTCTAACTTGAGTATAAATTGAAAAATATCCTACATATTTATCCGATTTTAAAACTGAATATGCTCCATAAGTATATGCTTTATTTTCTCTTAAATTTAAAAATAAACGACTTTGTGCCCCACCTCCTAATATTCCATTAGCAAGGACTGATGGAATATACATAGGATCATCCTTTTTTAAGGATACAGCACCTCCAAAACATATAGTAGACTGAGTAAGTGTAGGTATATCTACAAAATCTATTTCTATTTTTTCAGATTTAGATTTATAAATTTCATTTGATAATGAAAAATTTTTATCTAATTTTTCATCAAATTTTTTTTCATTAACTGATTTATTTTTCCATTTTACAAAATAAGTATTACATAAATACTCTACTTCTTTTTTATTAACATCTCCGACAAAATAAAGATAAAATTTATTTGGATTAAAATATTTTTTATACAATTCTCTTAAATCAGATAATTTAATATTTTTTATAGTTTCATAATTTTCATATTCTCCATAAGGATGATTCCTTCCAAAGAATAAAATATTTCTAACTTTTTTAAAAATAGAATTTGGATCTTTTTCATAAATATCAATATCTGTTATTCTTTGTTTTACAATTTTTTCTAATTCTTTTTTATTATCAAACTTACAATTCATAGCAACATCTGCCATAATAGATATTGATTTTTTTAAATACTTTTTCATAGTAGAAATGGATATTCCATAAAAAGAAGTATTAAAATTAACACCCATATAATCTATTATATTGTCCAATTCTTCTTTATTATAATTTTCAGTTCCTGATCTCAGCATCTGACCAAAAATTTTCTGTATTCCTGCTTTATCTCCTTCTAAAAAAGGATCAATATCTAAATCAATACCAGCTATAACTATAGGTAGTTTATGATTTTCTACTATTATAACTTTTAAACCATTTTTAATTTCAAAAATAGTAGGATCACTTATATTTAATTTTACCTCTCTATTTAAAGATTTAGGTGGAATATCTATTTTTTTAGAAAACATAACTTGAAAAAAAATTATGAAAATAAAAATAATGTATTTAACTATATTAATAAAATTATTTTTAATATTATGGAACATTATATAAACGTACTCTGTTGTTTTTATTTAAATACTTATTTGCTACTCTTTTAATATCTTCTGTTGAAATTTTATAATATCTGTTTATATCTGTATTTATTAAATTAGTTTCTTTATGATATAAACTATAATGTAAAAGATTTGAAGCAATTCCATTCATTGAATAATTATCAGAAATAAATTTTTTTTCAAAAAAATTTTTATGTTTCTTTAATTCATATTGAGTAACTCCTTTTTTCTTTAAAATTTCTATTTCTTTATCTATTGTCTTAACTAATTCATTTAAAGAAACACCAGAATTAACAATTCCATATATTATAAAAATACCATAATCTTCCATAGAATCTAGAAAAGATCCTGCATAAGATGCAATTTGTTTAGTGTTTACTACATTTTTTATTATTCTAGAACTTTCTCC includes:
- a CDS encoding ATP-dependent Clp protease ATP-binding subunit → MFLFYTSSDEDIENDNSTYYESKSGNTNSGFYGGGGFSIRNKTPILDGFGRDLNSIANEGKLDPVVGRDSELERISQILGRRKKNNPLLIGEPGVGKTAIVEGLALRIVQKKVSRILYNKRIVILDLASLVAGTKYRGQFEERIRSIINESEKNKNIILFIDEIHTIIGAGGTTGSLDASNIFKPALAKSEIQCIGATTLNEYRQYIEKDGALERRFQKIIVQPSSEKETIKILQKIKYRYESYHNVIYTPKAINSCVNLTVRYITDRVLPDKAIDALDESGSRVHIKNIKVPQEIVLLEKELENVREEKSKVVKSQKYEEAARLRDTEKNIKEKLIKAQKEWDEYSKKNKEIVSSESVEEVVSMMSNIPVKKVSKTEMKKLGNMINILKKQVIGQDEAIEKIVRAIQRNRTGLKIANSPIGSFIFLGQTGVGKTYLAKIFAQELFSSEDSLIRIDMSEYMEKFSVSRLIGAPPGYVGYEEGGQLTELVRRNPYSVILLDEIEKAHNDVFNILLQILDYGCVTDNFGRKVDFRNTVIIFTSNSGTQHLKEFGSGIGFNTKSKKSNNYIKYILEKSLDKTFSPEFLNRIDDIIIFNSLTKKEICKIIDIELNKFQLHIENIGYKLFLSENINNFIKKNGYDKKYGVRPLKRTIDKFIKNPISDYIINGKIKKGDEIFLKINETKNSLIININKKNE
- a CDS encoding endonuclease III domain-containing protein; translated protein: MYYTNEYTLLIAIILTAKTKEYLVNKITNNLFNIIKSPKDAINLSKKKIKLHIKYIGLYNKKSKYIYELSKILIKKYNSIIPKNISELKKLPGVGQKTSSVFLSYMSEIFDVFPVDTHIKRLMNRWNLVNSKKLIDIEKKAKLVFEKKNWKKLHLQIILYGREYSPYRKWNLKKDIIYQKLLYNNLL
- a CDS encoding SUF system Fe-S cluster assembly protein; this encodes MCNSSSSNMEESIIYAIKNIYDPEIPVDIYELGLIYDIKIYEKNKVKITMTLTTPNCPVIESLPMEVKEKVSSIEGIKDVKVILTFDPPWSREFMSEEARLELGFL
- a CDS encoding SPFH domain-containing protein is translated as MSMFSLLFYCILFLLIFSLLSSFILIVNQESSAIVERMGKFHSIRYAGLNFKIPFLDNVVGKLTLKIQQLDVLVDTKTKDNVFVKVKISVQFKVLEEKVYDAFYKLDNPNTQINSYIFDVVRAEVPKMRLDDLFERKDHIALVVRSELKEAMLEYGYSIIKALVTDLDPDEQVKLAMNRINTAEREKVAAEYKAEAERIKIVAKAKAEAESKKLQGKGTADQRREIARGILESVEVLNNVGINSQEASALIVVTQHYDTLQSMGESGNTNLILIPNSPGSATDMLNNMITSFNVSSKIGELTKKKNNLKKIK
- a CDS encoding DUF3127 domain-containing protein, which gives rise to MEIIGKVKKILDIQKFNSGFKKREIVITTEEPYPQNILIEFVQDKVDLLNNIKLKDKIKIFINIRGREWTNNEGIVKYFNSVQGWKIEVCEKDISEISSSPSPLSSDDFDDLPF
- a CDS encoding M16 family metallopeptidase gives rise to the protein MFSKKIDIPPKSLNREVKLNISDPTIFEIKNGLKVIIVENHKLPIVIAGIDLDIDPFLEGDKAGIQKIFGQMLRSGTENYNKEELDNIIDYMGVNFNTSFYGISISTMKKYLKKSISIMADVAMNCKFDNKKELEKIVKQRITDIDIYEKDPNSIFKKVRNILFFGRNHPYGEYENYETIKNIKLSDLRELYKKYFNPNKFYLYFVGDVNKKEVEYLCNTYFVKWKNKSVNEKKFDEKLDKNFSLSNEIYKSKSEKIEIDFVDIPTLTQSTICFGGAVSLKKDDPMYIPSVLANGILGGGAQSRLFLNLRENKAYTYGAYSVLKSDKYVGYFSIYTQVRNNVTGDAIKTIIKELDKITSEKVSLDELNIKKKEITGQFILDLEDPERISDLFISELRNNLPYGFYKKYLEKIKNVTVDDVYKTCKKFFNLKKGRIIIIGKSSEVLPSIKKLGYPINFFDKNGYLLKNKNV